A genomic region of Candidatus Pseudomonas phytovorans contains the following coding sequences:
- the lolB gene encoding lipoprotein insertase outer membrane protein LolB — MFLRHCITFTLIALLAGCTGFGSREALQGHGDPQQWRAHKAQLSSLDGWQINGKVGIRAPRDSGSGTLFWLQRQDYYDIRLAGPLGRGAARLTGRPGGVVLEVANQGRFEAASPEALLEEQLGWKLPVSHLVWWVRGLPAPDSKSKLTLDGDSRLASLEQDGWQVQYLSYTEQNGYWLPERLKLHGKDLDVTLVVKDWQPRQLGH, encoded by the coding sequence ATGTTCCTGCGCCATTGCATTACCTTTACCCTGATCGCCCTGCTGGCCGGCTGTACCGGCTTCGGCAGCCGCGAGGCCCTGCAAGGTCACGGCGACCCGCAACAGTGGCGGGCCCATAAAGCGCAGTTGAGCAGCCTTGATGGCTGGCAGATCAACGGCAAAGTCGGCATCCGCGCCCCGCGCGACTCCGGCAGTGGCACGCTGTTCTGGCTGCAGCGCCAGGACTACTACGACATTCGCCTGGCAGGCCCGCTCGGCCGCGGCGCCGCACGCCTCACCGGCCGCCCCGGCGGCGTGGTGCTGGAAGTCGCCAACCAGGGCCGCTTCGAGGCCGCCAGCCCGGAAGCCCTGCTAGAAGAGCAGCTTGGCTGGAAACTGCCGGTGTCGCACCTGGTCTGGTGGGTCCGTGGCCTGCCCGCCCCCGACAGCAAGAGCAAGCTGACCCTGGACGGCGACAGCCGCCTGGCCAGCCTCGAACAGGACGGCTGGCAAGTGCAGTACCTGAGCTACACCGAGCAGAATGGCTACTGGTTGCCCGAACGCCTGAAACTGCACGGCAAGGATCTGGACGTGACCCTGGTGGTCAAGGACTGGCAGCCACGCCAGCTGGGGCACTGA
- a CDS encoding ribose-phosphate pyrophosphokinase: MSKMMVFTGNANPDLARRVVRQLHIPLGDVSVGKFSDGEISTEINENVRGKDVFIIQPTCAPTNDNLMELVVMADAFRRSSASRITAVIPYFGYARQDRRPRSARVAISAKVVADMLTVVGIDRVLTVDLHADQIQGFFDIPVDNIYGSPVLVDDIEDQRFENLMIVSPDIGGVVRARAVAKSLGVDLGIIDKRREKANHSEVMHIIGDVEGRTCILVDDMVDTAGTLCHAAKALKEHGAAKVYAYCTHPVLSGRAIENIEKSVLDELVVTNTVPLSAAAQACSRIRQLDIAPVVAEAVRRISNEESISAMFR, translated from the coding sequence GTGTCCAAGATGATGGTCTTTACGGGGAACGCTAACCCCGATCTGGCTCGGCGTGTCGTACGTCAGCTGCATATCCCTCTCGGTGACGTCTCTGTCGGTAAATTCTCCGACGGCGAGATCAGTACTGAGATCAATGAAAATGTCCGCGGTAAAGACGTCTTCATTATTCAGCCGACTTGTGCCCCGACCAACGATAACCTGATGGAACTGGTAGTGATGGCCGACGCCTTCCGCCGCTCCTCAGCATCCCGAATCACCGCCGTGATTCCTTACTTCGGATATGCCCGCCAGGACCGCCGTCCGCGTTCGGCACGTGTAGCCATCAGCGCCAAAGTTGTCGCTGACATGCTCACTGTCGTGGGTATCGACCGTGTTCTCACCGTCGACCTGCACGCTGACCAGATCCAAGGCTTCTTCGATATCCCCGTCGACAACATCTACGGCTCGCCCGTACTGGTTGACGACATCGAAGACCAGCGTTTCGAGAACCTGATGATCGTCTCCCCGGACATTGGTGGTGTCGTGCGCGCACGTGCCGTTGCCAAGTCCCTGGGTGTCGATCTGGGTATCATCGACAAACGCCGCGAAAAGGCTAACCACTCCGAGGTTATGCACATCATCGGCGACGTCGAAGGGCGCACCTGCATCCTGGTAGACGACATGGTCGACACCGCCGGCACCCTGTGCCACGCGGCCAAAGCCCTGAAAGAGCACGGCGCTGCCAAGGTTTACGCCTATTGCACGCACCCTGTCCTGTCGGGCCGCGCGATCGAGAACATCGAGAAGTCGGTTCTGGACGAGCTGGTGGTGACCAACACCGTTCCGCTGTCCGCCGCTGCTCAAGCCTGTAGCCGTATCCGCCAGCTGGATATCGCACCGGTTGTCGCTGAAGCGGTGCGCCGCATCAGCAATGAAGAATCGATCAGCGCGATGTTCCGCTAA
- the prfA gene encoding peptide chain release factor 1 produces MKASLLNKLDILQDRFEELTALLGDAEVISDQTRFRAYSREYSEVEPVYAAYKEWCKVQGDLEGAQALLKDSDPDLREMAVEEVREAKEQLLTLEAKLQRMLLPKDPNDGRNVFLEIRAGTGGDEAAIFSGDLFRMYSRYAEKRGWRLEILSENEGEHGGYKEIIARVEGEHVYGKLKFESGAHRVQRVPETESQGRVHTSACTVAVLPEPDEQAAIEINPADLRVDTYRASGAGGQHVNKTDSAIRITHLPTGIVVECQEERSQHKNRARAMSWLSAKLNDMQTSAAQNAIASERKLLVGSGDRSERIRTYNYPQGRVTDHRINLTLYSLDDILSGGVDAVIEPLLAEYQADQLAALGD; encoded by the coding sequence ATGAAAGCGTCGCTGCTGAATAAACTGGATATTCTCCAGGACCGTTTCGAAGAGCTCACCGCCCTGCTCGGTGATGCCGAGGTCATTTCCGACCAGACGCGCTTTCGCGCGTATTCCCGTGAATACTCCGAGGTCGAGCCGGTCTACGCTGCTTATAAAGAGTGGTGCAAAGTCCAGGGCGACCTTGAAGGTGCCCAGGCGCTGCTCAAGGACAGCGATCCGGACCTGCGCGAAATGGCCGTGGAAGAAGTGCGTGAAGCCAAGGAACAGTTGCTGACGCTGGAGGCGAAGCTGCAACGCATGCTGCTGCCCAAAGACCCCAACGATGGCCGCAACGTGTTCCTCGAAATCCGCGCCGGCACCGGTGGCGACGAGGCGGCGATCTTCTCCGGCGATTTGTTCCGCATGTATTCGCGCTATGCCGAAAAACGCGGCTGGCGCCTGGAGATCCTGTCCGAGAACGAAGGCGAGCACGGCGGCTACAAGGAAATCATCGCCCGTGTCGAGGGTGAGCACGTCTACGGCAAGCTCAAGTTCGAATCTGGCGCTCACCGTGTCCAGCGCGTGCCCGAAACCGAATCCCAAGGCCGTGTGCACACCTCCGCGTGTACGGTGGCGGTGCTGCCCGAGCCGGATGAACAGGCAGCCATCGAAATCAACCCGGCCGACCTGCGCGTAGACACCTATCGTGCATCCGGTGCAGGCGGCCAGCACGTCAACAAGACCGACTCTGCAATCCGCATCACTCACTTGCCCACCGGTATCGTGGTGGAGTGCCAGGAAGAGCGTTCGCAGCACAAGAACCGTGCCCGTGCCATGTCCTGGCTGTCGGCCAAGCTGAACGACATGCAGACCAGCGCCGCGCAGAACGCGATTGCCAGCGAGCGCAAGCTGCTGGTGGGCTCCGGAGACCGTTCCGAGCGCATCCGCACCTACAATTATCCACAGGGCCGTGTGACCGATCACCGTATCAACCTGACCTTGTACTCGCTGGATGACATCCTCAGCGGTGGCGTGGACGCAGTGATCGAACCGCTACTGGCCGAATACCAGGCCGATCAACTGGCTGCCCTGGGGGACTGA
- a CDS encoding tetratricopeptide repeat protein, giving the protein MNKPYALLLAFALLQGCQSLAPQKAEPPVAEAGKGEAEKPVVYGSFKQDTLYSLLVAELAGQRNRFDIALANYTDQAAKTQDPAVSERAYRIAEYLGADEPALDNALVWARNDPQNLDAQRAAAIQLARAGRYDDSMAYMEKVLQGQGDTHFDFLALSAAETDQSTRDGLLQSFERLLVKYPDNGQLVFGKALLLNQDGKAEEALELLESHPTQNGEIAPILLRARLLQALDRGPEALPLLRGAIRDNPDDKRLRLTYARTLVEQDKIADAKGEFLSLVQQYPDDDELRYSLALVCLENKDWDEAEGYLQELIERDSNVDAAHLNLGRIREERHDPAGALREYALVGPGPDYLPAQLRQADILIANGRGTEASRLLAEAREAQPDYAIQLFLIESESYSNNNKDAQASQVLQQAIQRYPDDLNLLYTRAMLAEKRDDLVQLEKDLRAIIAREPENAMALNALGYTLADRTTRYSEAKALIDKAHQLTPDDPAVLDSLGWVNYRLGNLDEAETYLRQAFANFPDHEVAAHLGEVLWANGKRREARQVWAKGFEAQADSPILRKTILRLTGSETL; this is encoded by the coding sequence ATGAACAAACCATACGCATTGCTGCTTGCCTTCGCCCTGCTCCAGGGCTGCCAGAGCCTGGCCCCGCAAAAGGCCGAGCCTCCCGTCGCCGAAGCCGGCAAGGGCGAGGCAGAGAAGCCCGTGGTGTATGGCTCGTTCAAACAGGACACGCTGTATAGCCTGCTGGTCGCGGAGCTGGCCGGCCAGCGCAACCGCTTCGACATCGCCCTGGCCAACTACACCGACCAGGCAGCCAAAACCCAGGACCCGGCGGTTTCCGAGCGCGCCTACCGTATTGCCGAATACCTCGGCGCCGACGAACCGGCGCTGGACAACGCGCTGGTCTGGGCCCGCAACGACCCGCAAAACCTCGACGCCCAGCGCGCCGCCGCCATCCAGCTGGCCCGCGCCGGCCGCTATGACGACTCCATGGCCTATATGGAAAAGGTGCTGCAGGGCCAAGGCGACACCCACTTCGACTTCCTCGCCCTGTCTGCCGCCGAAACCGACCAGAGCACCCGCGACGGCCTGCTGCAAAGCTTCGAACGCCTGCTGGTGAAGTACCCGGACAACGGCCAGCTGGTGTTCGGCAAAGCCCTTCTGCTGAACCAGGACGGCAAGGCCGAAGAGGCGCTGGAGCTGCTGGAATCGCACCCGACTCAAAACGGCGAAATTGCCCCGATCCTGCTGCGCGCCCGTTTGCTGCAGGCCCTGGACCGCGGCCCCGAGGCACTGCCACTGCTGCGCGGCGCCATCCGCGACAACCCGGATGACAAACGCCTGCGCCTGACTTACGCCCGCACCCTGGTCGAACAGGACAAAATCGCCGATGCCAAAGGCGAGTTCCTCAGCCTGGTCCAGCAATACCCCGACGATGACGAACTGCGTTACTCACTGGCCCTTGTGTGCCTGGAGAACAAGGACTGGGATGAGGCCGAAGGCTACCTGCAGGAGCTGATCGAGCGCGACAGCAATGTCGACGCAGCACACCTGAACCTGGGCCGCATCCGCGAGGAACGCCACGACCCCGCTGGCGCGTTGCGCGAGTACGCCCTGGTCGGCCCAGGCCCCGACTACCTGCCGGCGCAGTTGCGCCAGGCCGACATCCTGATTGCCAACGGCCGCGGCACCGAGGCCTCGCGCCTGCTCGCCGAGGCCCGCGAAGCCCAGCCGGACTACGCCATCCAGCTGTTCCTGATCGAATCGGAAAGCTACAGCAACAACAACAAGGACGCCCAGGCCAGCCAGGTCCTGCAGCAAGCCATCCAGCGTTACCCGGACGACCTCAACCTGCTGTACACCCGCGCGATGCTGGCTGAAAAGCGTGACGATCTTGTGCAGCTGGAAAAGGACCTGCGCGCCATCATCGCCCGCGAACCGGAAAATGCCATGGCGCTGAACGCCCTGGGCTACACCCTGGCCGACCGCACCACCCGCTACAGCGAAGCCAAGGCGCTGATCGACAAGGCCCACCAGCTGACGCCGGACGACCCGGCGGTACTCGACAGCCTGGGGTGGGTCAACTATCGCCTGGGCAACCTCGACGAGGCTGAAACCTACCTGCGCCAGGCCTTTGCCAACTTCCCCGATCACGAAGTGGCCGCCCACCTGGGCGAAGTGCTGTGGGCCAACGGCAAGCGCCGCGAAGCCCGCCAGGTATGGGCCAAGGGCTTCGAAGCCCAGGCCGACAGCCCCATCCTGCGCAAGACCATCCTGCGCCTGACCGGATCCGAGACCCTTTAA
- the pth gene encoding aminoacyl-tRNA hydrolase, which translates to MTAIQLIVGLGNPGPEYEQTRHNAGALFVERIASAQRVSLAADKKYFGLTAKFSHQGNDVRLLIPTTYMNRSGQSVAALANFFRIKPEAILVAHDELDLPPGVAKLKRGGGHGGHNGLRDIIAQLGNQNDFHRLRLGIGHPGDAKLVSNFVLGRAPRAEQEKLDASIDFALGVLPDVLAGDFAKAMRELHSQKA; encoded by the coding sequence GTGACCGCCATCCAGTTGATCGTTGGCCTGGGTAACCCCGGCCCCGAATACGAACAGACCCGGCATAACGCAGGGGCTCTTTTCGTTGAACGCATTGCCAGCGCACAGCGTGTTTCGCTCGCCGCTGACAAAAAGTATTTCGGCCTGACGGCTAAATTCAGCCATCAGGGCAACGACGTTCGTTTGTTGATCCCCACCACCTACATGAACCGTAGCGGCCAGTCCGTCGCGGCCTTGGCCAATTTCTTCCGCATCAAGCCGGAAGCGATCCTGGTGGCGCACGACGAACTCGACCTGCCTCCGGGCGTTGCCAAGCTCAAGCGCGGCGGCGGCCATGGTGGGCACAACGGCCTGCGCGACATCATCGCGCAGCTCGGCAACCAGAACGACTTCCACCGCCTGCGGCTTGGCATTGGCCACCCGGGCGACGCCAAACTGGTCTCCAACTTCGTCCTGGGCCGCGCGCCGCGCGCCGAGCAGGAGAAGCTCGACGCCAGCATCGATTTTGCCCTCGGCGTGCTGCCGGACGTGCTTGCCGGCGACTTTGCCAAGGCAATGCGCGAGCTGCACAGCCAGAAGGCCTGA
- the ppk2 gene encoding polyphosphate kinase 2 translates to MSKPSRKKPTQEQPEKLGGKAYDKALKHLHVELVKLQEWVVAKGLKVCIVFEGRDGAGKGGTIKAITERVSPRVFRVVALPAPTEREKTQMYLQRYLGHLPAAGEVVIFDRSWYNRAGVERVMGFCSGELVDKFLTGVPVFEKVMVESGIILIKYWLEVSAEEQTHRLQDRINDGRKLWKLSPMDLKSYTRWDDYTQARDDMFAASDTAWAPWFMAHSNDKRRARLNIISHLLSRIPYKDITRDQVVKLPKRGKIGKYKAVAYPFKVVEARF, encoded by the coding sequence ATGTCGAAGCCGTCCAGGAAGAAACCCACCCAGGAACAGCCAGAAAAACTGGGCGGCAAGGCCTACGATAAAGCCCTCAAGCACCTGCATGTGGAACTGGTGAAATTGCAGGAGTGGGTGGTAGCTAAAGGCCTTAAGGTCTGTATCGTTTTCGAAGGCCGCGATGGCGCCGGCAAGGGCGGCACCATCAAGGCCATTACCGAGCGCGTCAGCCCGCGGGTGTTTCGCGTGGTGGCGCTGCCGGCACCGACAGAGCGGGAAAAAACCCAGATGTACCTGCAGCGCTATCTGGGGCATTTACCCGCAGCGGGCGAGGTGGTGATCTTCGATCGCAGTTGGTACAACCGGGCGGGGGTGGAGCGGGTAATGGGCTTTTGCTCCGGTGAACTCGTCGACAAGTTCCTCACCGGAGTACCGGTGTTCGAAAAGGTGATGGTCGAGTCGGGCATCATCCTCATCAAGTACTGGCTTGAGGTCAGCGCCGAAGAGCAGACTCACCGCCTGCAGGATCGCATCAACGATGGCCGCAAGCTGTGGAAGCTTTCGCCCATGGACCTCAAGTCGTACACCCGCTGGGATGACTACACCCAGGCGCGCGACGACATGTTCGCCGCGTCGGATACCGCCTGGGCACCGTGGTTCATGGCCCACTCCAACGATAAGCGCCGCGCCCGCCTGAACATCATCAGCCATCTGCTCAGCCGTATTCCGTACAAGGACATCACCCGCGACCAGGTGGTGAAGCTGCCCAAGCGCGGCAAGATCGGCAAGTACAAGGCCGTGGCCTACCCGTTCAAGGTTGTCGAAGCACGTTTCTGA
- the prmC gene encoding peptide chain release factor N(5)-glutamine methyltransferase — MTIIASLLRNAQLPESPTERLDAELLLAAAIGKSRSYLHTWPERIVSSEDAETYAGYLQRRRGGEPVAYILGQQGFWKIDLEVAPHTLIPRPDTELLVETALELQAASPAKVLDLGTGTGAIALALASDRPAWQVTAVDRVEEAAALAERNRQRLGLANAQVRVSHWFDSLAGERFDLIVSNPPYIAAADPHLVAGDVRFEPSSALVAGADGLDDLRVIAAQAPAHLLPGGWLLLEHGYDQAAAVRALLTEQGFDEVASRTDLGGHERITLGRLPC, encoded by the coding sequence ATGACTATCATCGCCAGCTTGTTGCGCAACGCGCAGCTGCCCGAATCGCCCACCGAGCGGCTGGATGCCGAATTGCTGCTGGCGGCGGCCATCGGCAAGTCGCGCAGCTACCTGCACACATGGCCCGAGCGGATCGTCAGCAGCGAAGATGCCGAGACCTACGCCGGTTACCTGCAGCGCCGCCGTGGCGGTGAGCCGGTCGCCTACATTCTCGGGCAGCAGGGTTTCTGGAAGATCGACCTGGAAGTGGCGCCGCATACCCTGATCCCGCGGCCGGATACCGAACTACTGGTCGAGACCGCCCTCGAACTGCAAGCCGCCTCGCCAGCCAAGGTCCTCGACCTGGGCACCGGTACCGGTGCGATTGCCCTGGCCCTGGCCAGCGATCGCCCGGCCTGGCAGGTCACAGCGGTTGACCGGGTGGAAGAGGCCGCTGCCCTGGCCGAGCGTAACCGCCAGCGCCTGGGCCTGGCCAACGCCCAGGTCCGGGTAAGCCACTGGTTCGACAGCCTGGCCGGCGAGCGTTTTGACTTGATCGTCAGCAACCCGCCCTACATCGCCGCCGCAGACCCGCATCTGGTAGCGGGTGACGTGCGCTTTGAGCCCAGCAGTGCGCTGGTGGCCGGCGCCGATGGCCTGGACGATTTGCGCGTGATCGCCGCCCAAGCCCCTGCGCACCTGTTGCCGGGTGGCTGGCTGTTGCTGGAGCATGGTTACGACCAGGCAGCGGCGGTACGTGCATTGCTGACTGAGCAGGGCTTTGACGAGGTCGCCAGCCGAACGGATCTGGGCGGCCATGAACGCATTACCCTGGGGCGCCTGCCATGCTGA
- the ychF gene encoding redox-regulated ATPase YchF, whose translation MGFNCGIVGLPNVGKSTLFNALTKSGIAAENFPFCTIEPNSGIVPMPDARLAALAEIVKPNRILPTTMEFVDIAGLVAGASKGEGLGNKFLANIRETDAIAHVVRCFEDENVIHVSNSVDPKRDIEIIDLELIFADLDSCEKQLQKVTRNAKGGDKEALAQKAILEKLIPHFTEGKPARSLMKNMADDEKAVIRGFHLLTSKPVMYIANVAEDGFENNPHLDVVKAIAEEEGAVVVPVCNKIEAEIAELDDGEEKDMFLEALGLEEPGLNRVIRAGYELLHLQTYFTAGVQEVRAWTVRVGATAPQAAGVIHTDFEKGFIRAEVVAYDDFIQFKGESGAKEAGKWRLEGKDYIVKDGDVMHFRFNV comes from the coding sequence ATGGGTTTCAACTGCGGCATCGTCGGCCTGCCCAACGTCGGCAAGTCCACCCTGTTCAACGCCCTTACCAAGTCTGGTATCGCGGCGGAGAACTTCCCTTTCTGCACCATCGAGCCGAACAGCGGCATCGTGCCGATGCCCGATGCCCGTTTGGCTGCGCTGGCTGAAATCGTCAAGCCAAACCGCATCCTGCCGACCACGATGGAATTCGTCGACATCGCCGGCCTGGTGGCTGGCGCCTCGAAAGGCGAAGGCCTGGGCAACAAGTTCCTCGCCAACATCCGCGAGACCGACGCCATTGCCCACGTGGTGCGCTGCTTCGAAGACGAGAACGTGATCCACGTTTCCAACAGCGTCGACCCCAAGCGTGACATCGAGATCATCGACCTCGAACTGATCTTCGCCGACCTCGACAGCTGCGAAAAGCAACTGCAGAAAGTGACCCGCAACGCCAAGGGCGGCGACAAGGAAGCCCTGGCGCAGAAGGCCATCCTCGAAAAACTGATCCCGCACTTCACCGAAGGCAAGCCTGCGCGCAGCCTGATGAAGAACATGGCTGACGACGAAAAAGCCGTCATCCGTGGCTTCCATCTGCTGACCAGCAAGCCGGTGATGTACATCGCCAACGTGGCCGAAGACGGCTTCGAAAACAACCCGCACCTGGACGTGGTCAAGGCCATCGCCGAGGAAGAAGGCGCGGTCGTGGTGCCGGTGTGCAACAAGATCGAAGCAGAAATCGCCGAGCTGGACGACGGTGAAGAGAAGGACATGTTCCTTGAGGCCCTGGGCCTGGAAGAGCCTGGCCTGAACCGCGTGATCCGCGCCGGTTACGAGCTGCTGCACCTGCAAACCTACTTCACCGCTGGCGTGCAGGAAGTACGTGCCTGGACCGTTCGCGTCGGTGCCACCGCACCGCAAGCGGCCGGGGTTATCCACACCGACTTCGAAAAAGGCTTCATCCGTGCTGAAGTGGTGGCCTATGACGACTTCATCCAGTTCAAGGGTGAAAGCGGTGCCAAGGAAGCCGGTAAATGGCGCCTGGAAGGCAAGGATTACATCGTCAAAGATGGCGACGTGATGCACTTCCGCTTCAACGTCTAA
- the hemA gene encoding glutamyl-tRNA reductase, with translation MAFLALGINHKTASVDVRERVAFTPEQLVDALQQLCRLTSSREAAILSTCNRSELYIEQDHLSADAVLQWLADYHRLSLDELRASAYVHEEHDAVKHMMRVASGLDSLVLGEPQILGQMKSAYAVAREAGTVGPLLGRLFQATFSAAKQVRTDTAIGENPVSVAFAAVSLAKQIFSDLARSQALLIGAGETITLVARHLHEQGVRRIVVANRTLERASILAEQFGAHAVLLADIPQELANSDIVISSTASQLPILGKGAVESALKQRRHKPIFMVDIAVPRDIEPEVGELDDVYLYTVDDLHDVVAENLKSRQGAAQAAEELVSVGAEDFMLRLRELAAVDVLKAYRQQSERLRDEELQKAQRLLANGGNPEEVMAQLARGLTNKLLHAPSVQLKKLSAEGRLDALAMAQELFALNEGSTDKSPQ, from the coding sequence ATGGCCTTTCTTGCACTTGGTATCAACCATAAGACTGCCTCGGTAGACGTACGCGAGCGCGTGGCGTTTACCCCAGAGCAGCTGGTAGACGCCCTGCAACAGCTCTGCCGACTGACTTCCAGCCGCGAGGCGGCGATCCTGTCGACCTGCAACCGCAGCGAGCTCTATATAGAGCAGGACCACCTGTCTGCCGACGCCGTGCTGCAATGGCTGGCCGACTATCACCGCCTCAGCCTGGACGAGCTGCGCGCCAGTGCCTATGTGCATGAAGAGCACGATGCCGTGAAGCACATGATGCGCGTGGCTTCGGGGCTGGACTCCCTGGTGCTGGGCGAGCCGCAGATTCTTGGCCAGATGAAGTCCGCCTACGCCGTTGCGCGCGAGGCCGGCACCGTCGGCCCGTTGCTTGGGCGCCTGTTCCAGGCCACCTTCAGCGCTGCCAAGCAGGTGCGCACCGACACCGCCATCGGTGAAAACCCGGTCTCGGTGGCGTTTGCCGCGGTCAGCCTGGCCAAGCAGATCTTCAGCGACCTTGCCCGAAGCCAGGCCTTGTTGATCGGTGCCGGCGAAACCATCACCCTGGTCGCCCGCCACCTGCATGAGCAGGGCGTGCGTCGTATCGTCGTGGCCAACCGCACCCTGGAGCGGGCCAGCATCCTGGCCGAGCAGTTCGGCGCGCATGCCGTACTGCTGGCCGACATCCCCCAAGAGCTGGCCAACAGCGACATCGTCATCAGCTCCACCGCCAGCCAGCTGCCGATCCTGGGCAAGGGCGCGGTCGAGAGTGCGCTGAAACAGCGCCGGCACAAGCCGATCTTCATGGTCGACATTGCCGTGCCGCGCGACATCGAACCTGAAGTCGGCGAGCTGGACGACGTCTACCTGTACACGGTCGATGACCTGCACGACGTGGTGGCAGAAAACCTCAAGAGCCGCCAGGGCGCAGCCCAGGCGGCCGAAGAACTGGTGTCGGTGGGCGCCGAAGACTTCATGCTGCGCCTGCGTGAACTGGCTGCGGTGGACGTGCTCAAGGCCTATCGCCAACAAAGCGAGCGCCTGCGCGACGAAGAACTGCAAAAGGCCCAGCGCCTGCTGGCCAACGGCGGCAACCCCGAAGAGGTAATGGCCCAATTGGCCCGGGGGCTGACCAACAAACTCCTGCATGCGCCCAGCGTGCAGTTGAAAAAGCTCTCGGCCGAGGGCCGCCTTGATGCGCTGGCCATGGCCCAGGAACTCTTTGCCCTCAACGAGGGCTCCACGGACAAATCCCCGCAATGA
- a CDS encoding 50S ribosomal protein L25/general stress protein Ctc — translation MTDFILNAQARTDLGKGASRRLRHALSIPAVVYGGDKEAQSLTILAKEITKLFENEAAFSHVIELNVDGVKQNVIIKAMQRHPAKQFIMHADFVRVVAGQKLTAVVPVHFINEEAPVKKGGEISHVVAEIEVSCEAKDLPEFIEVDLANAEVGTIIHLSDLKAPKGVEFVALAHGDDKAVANVHAPRVAPEAEGAAE, via the coding sequence ATGACTGATTTTATCCTGAACGCCCAAGCGCGTACTGACCTGGGGAAAGGTGCGAGCCGCCGCCTGCGTCATGCGCTGAGCATCCCTGCCGTTGTCTACGGTGGTGACAAAGAAGCTCAATCCCTGACCATCCTGGCCAAGGAAATCACCAAGCTGTTCGAAAACGAAGCTGCCTTCAGCCACGTTATCGAACTGAATGTTGACGGTGTTAAGCAGAACGTCATCATCAAGGCCATGCAGCGTCACCCAGCCAAGCAGTTCATCATGCACGCCGACTTCGTTCGCGTCGTTGCTGGCCAGAAACTGACCGCTGTTGTTCCAGTGCACTTCATCAACGAAGAAGCACCGGTCAAGAAAGGCGGCGAGATCTCCCACGTTGTTGCCGAGATCGAAGTTTCCTGCGAAGCCAAAGACCTGCCTGAGTTCATCGAAGTTGACCTGGCCAACGCCGAAGTCGGCACCATCATCCACCTGTCGGACCTGAAAGCTCCGAAAGGCGTAGAGTTCGTAGCTCTGGCCCACGGTGATGACAAAGCTGTTGCCAACGTTCACGCTCCACGCGTTGCTCCAGAAGCAGAAGGCGCTGCCGAGTAA
- the ispE gene encoding 4-(cytidine 5'-diphospho)-2-C-methyl-D-erythritol kinase, whose protein sequence is MHTLTLPAPAKLNLWLHIIGRRADGYHELETVFQFLDHGDELRFAVRDDGVIRLHTEIEAVPHDSNLIVRAARKLQEQSGSPLGADIWLTKVLPMGGGIGGGSSDAATTLLALAHLWQLDWDEDRLAALGLSLGADVPVFVRGHAAFAQGVGEKLTPVDPEEPWYVVLVPQVSVSTVEIFSHPQLTRDSLPLKMRPVPKGNSRNDCQPVVEQNYPEVRNALNSLDKFTEARLTGTGSCVFGAFPSKAEADKVLALLSATQTGFVAKGSNISMLHRKLQSLVKKSSA, encoded by the coding sequence ATGCACACGCTTACCCTGCCCGCCCCGGCCAAGCTCAACCTGTGGCTGCATATCATTGGCCGCCGCGCGGATGGCTATCACGAGCTGGAAACCGTATTCCAGTTCCTCGACCATGGCGACGAACTGCGTTTCGCCGTACGTGACGATGGCGTGATCCGCCTGCACACCGAGATCGAGGCGGTACCGCATGACAGCAACCTGATCGTGCGGGCCGCGCGCAAGTTGCAGGAACAGTCCGGCAGCCCGTTGGGCGCCGACATCTGGCTGACCAAGGTGCTGCCCATGGGTGGCGGTATCGGCGGTGGCAGCTCGGATGCCGCCACTACCCTGCTGGCCCTCGCCCACCTGTGGCAACTGGACTGGGACGAAGACCGCCTGGCCGCACTGGGCCTGAGCCTGGGCGCGGACGTCCCGGTGTTCGTGCGCGGCCATGCGGCGTTCGCCCAAGGGGTGGGCGAAAAGCTGACCCCGGTCGACCCCGAAGAGCCTTGGTATGTCGTGCTGGTGCCGCAAGTGTCTGTCAGCACAGTAGAAATTTTTTCACATCCGCAGTTGACACGTGATTCACTCCCCCTTAAGATGCGCCCCGTTCCCAAGGGAAACAGTCGAAATGACTGCCAACCGGTGGTAGAGCAGAATTACCCGGAAGTTCGCAATGCGTTGAATTCACTGGATAAATTCACTGAGGCTCGACTAACCGGCACTGGAAGTTGTGTGTTTGGGGCCTTCCCAAGCAAAGCCGAAGCTGATAAAGTTCTGGCCCTTCTTTCAGCGACCCAAACAGGGTTTGTGGCGAAAGGAAGCAATATTTCGATGTTGCATCGCAAGCTGCAAAGTCTGGTCAAGAAGTCGAGCGCATAA